DNA from Prunus persica cultivar Lovell chromosome G6, Prunus_persica_NCBIv2, whole genome shotgun sequence:
tgcctgcagcatgacagatatatgggttctaaatgtttcaactccctaaatggagattatccacgccctactgctaaataacgctccaatggaggttataatccacattctcacataataaaagccccatgaagtggcttgggtacccaaaggcaaataaatgctaataattgatgcatgcgcatgcacatgagaatggtgggatcatgaattgatgaatgacaatttttttggttttggagtagctactcaaatcatcaatgggctgtgttgattggaaccacgttcaattattaaatgtcgacaatattattggccaaaatggaacgaggtaattccattataaatgagaatgaacgtgaaagaacaaacccacagtacgaaccccaaaagatgttaatactgaaatttatacttgggtgttcggaataaaagggaatatacctactttgtatgacacactgtttctggtagaaacaaggaatgttgggttttctccatatttacagattcaattgtgcccccccttattacacaattacggagaccaacatattatctttaagggttattaaatgcacggagcatatcgccagaagcgatttcctaaagatatataaatagctgggttaaagctatataatgtgtcataaagtttaatcccttttaaacaaaatccgttgagatgATTGACATtacataaagcaagtccctaaaggacatgtgcttgaagcacaaaatttgtactcaatattaatatgcataaattacctcagtgagtacattgattataatgtgattgcaacacattaaaacttctgcagaattcacgaaatatttatcTCGACTTAaaaatcgagcattatgccaacgagattcttgcttatactgagaaagtattgaagcacttttatgaggattatccgttggacactttaatgattttccggaagtatattcgaccggacatcatatttttcagatagggctcaactccatcaccatcattttggaatgatgtgaggtatatttgatgctatctccgcataacaccttgtacgggcatattctttcaagtgaacttacaaatagcccaagttttgttagaaacgcggactctgaaaatttctatgatttacatagagatagctcactggaaatatatttactatatgaattgttggtggctacatcattcactcactccgaaagattctcactccaaaagatagttatgaagacatcagggggagatattaatcagggggagcatccagaagtatgctatacagattgttgtactcttctttcttccttccatcagttctctaccttactaggtttcctccaagcaaggttttaatgaggcaaccaatctagggacatgtggtctccaagggggagtgttgtaaagaataaacatgtggagcccacatgtatggggcccacaaagaaattaagcaaaatattttggaagcttATCACATGCACACTCACGGGCATCATTTTCtctgcctataaataaggcattATCTTGCCTTTGCCGTGTGACCAAgagaaaggaaagagagaagagaaaagaggaaagagagaagagaaaagaggaaagaaagaagggaaaagagaaaagaagagaaagggaaacggaaagaaacaaagaagaggaaaaagtgaaggggaaagagacaagaggaagagaaggaagaaagagggtgaatgagtgaagagagagagagcagagagaaaattcagtgagccacacatgttgtaaacactaaagttgtagccatattattttatatagtgaaaagttactgctgctgctctccgaggacgtaggcatagccgaacctcgttaaatgctgtgtctcatctactttacgtgcagctcaatattcgtacatattccaggttatttttataacactgAACACATTTTTTCTCGGGCTTGCCATCAATTAAGACCAATTCACATATATAACCTCATGGTTGTTAGAACAGTACCAATTAATACCCGACTTGACTCGATTGTCTTTACCTGGATTGACTCACATAGATGGTTCCTATGACTTCACTATACATACATCATCCAATACCATAAGACTTAGCCAACGAGAGTTAGTTGAATTGGTAAAGATCATTATCTTTGTTATTCAGTTTTAAGTTCGAGTTTCATTATCAACAATTCATCTTAATATGtaatttgtaaaaataaaaaaaaggagctaAAACCCATTTATAAGTCCTCGAAGAGACTTTAGTATGCTCTGACCTTGAAACGGAGTAGTCTTTCCTCTCTTAAACTTTGAACaaatcaataaatatatatattaagacTTAACAATATTTAATCCAATCTTAACCCTCCACTTGAAGAACATCTCTGTCCTTCACCAAAACTCGGATATTAGAACTTGGAATTAACTAATGTTTGttcttttgattattttggcatactaataaaatttattatatgtgaAGAAACTCTCCACTTATTTAGTTATCTATGTATGAAGCTTTCACACATAAAACTCCAATTTATTATTTGGGTAGACAATAAAGGCTCATGCAAGATTTGCCCAATCACTTAAAAGTACTAATCATACTTTAATGGAAAAGGGCCCAGATGGGAGCTCCGGCACCAAAccaatttttgtgtatttgtaAGTATCAATCATTGTACTTCTACCTTTTCCTATTGTCTTTAGGAAAAGTCAAAGTCTCCTCGAATCAAATTTGAATCTGTCTCGTACAGTGTTTCTTGACGCGGTATGTGAAAATCTTGGTTTCCAAGCAGCTGACCTGAACGTGTATTGAATATTGGACTCTACTTGCCGTTAATATATTCTATGAAGACCATAAGCTCCTATAAATACAGCATAGACTTGGTATTGCATTGCAAGGGACATCGAAGTCTTCAAGTACAAAAAAGACACATTCATTCATATAGATTCACAAGAGTTTTCTGCTCCCAAAAAGGCtacttatatattttttatatagttcAATTTCCGACATGAAGGTAAGCccttttcattaatttgttcCTATATCCaaacgatagtctaaattactaTTTTAGATTTTCTTGAGGCAACTGAACAGTAAGCTTTAACCGCGATCCTTGTCCATGCAgcaaaagatagtcatgaaggtGCAGCTGAAGTCTGAGAAATGCAGAACCAAGGCCTTGAAGATTGCTGCGGTGGCCAAAGGTATGCATCGATCAATCActcaaataataatcaaaCACTTTGGTGGCTACACAAatgataattaattagttaattcaTGATTGATTAAGCAGGTGTGAGCAAAGTATCGATAGAAATGGAGAAAGAGCATGTGGAGGTGATTGGAGACGGAGTCGATGCGGTTGACTTGGCCAaatcattgaagaagaagcttggTTATGCCACCATAGTGAGTGTTGAAGAAGTGAAGAAACCAGATGATGCAAAGCC
Protein-coding regions in this window:
- the LOC18774828 gene encoding heavy metal-associated isoprenylated plant protein 47, whose translation is MKQKIVMKVQLKSEKCRTKALKIAAVAKGVSKVSIEMEKEHVEVIGDGVDAVDLAKSLKKKLGYATIVSVEEVKKPDDAKPVVPIEWTPSYIHYPVHYDGYYLW